The bacterium DNA window GTGCTATGGAAAAAAAGGAAGCCATTATTCTTGGAGCGGAGGCCTATCATAATAGAGAGATTACCCTTGTAGACTATGCTGCTTCTGCAATTAAAATTGACGCAGCGTCTTACAAACTAATAAGAACCTTAGAGTCAGAGGCAAGAGGAGAGGAGTTTAAGAATAAACTTAAAGCATATAGAGAAAACCCGCTGATTTTTAAATATCGTTATTATCTAAAGACTCTCGATAACAGTTTAATCTTGCCAAAGAAATATATAATAATTTCTCCCGATAGTAATAGAGATGTAATTATTATGGATATGCAAAAAGGTTCTTTACCGGATATTTTCCCTCTTGGATTGGAATCAGTGGGAGGAAAACAAGGTCCGTAAGACCGCCATTGAATCAGTGGCGAGTCAACGGGTCAAGGAGGTTAAAAATGAAAAAAGAAAGAAATTGGAATCCTTATACCTTTTCTTTGGGATTGGGAATATTTGTTCTGTTGATATTGTATTTAATAGCTTTTCAGATTCATGTGGGAGAAACCGCAGTGGTAACAACTTTCGGTAATCCTACAAGAGAAATAACAGAAGCAGGATTATATTGGAAAGCGCCTACTCCGATACAAAAAGTAGACAAATTTGATGCAAGAATACAGGTTCTAGAAAGCAAAATGGAAGAAACATCTACGAATGACGGCAAAAATATAATTTTAATAACTTCCACTTTTTGGAGGATTAAAGACCCGTTAAAATTCTTTAGGTCTGTTGGATACAAGGATGAAGCTGAAAGAAAATTGATTTCTATTGTCAGAAATTACGAGCACGGAATTATAGGGACCTATGACCTTGCCAATCTGATAAATACAGATGAAACTATGTTGAAATTGGACGAAATTCAAGAAAAAATTAAGGAGTTATGTTCTAAAGAAGCAGAAGAAACATATGGGATAGAGGTGATTGACGTTGTGTTTAAGAGAATGCAATTTCCTCAAGAAGTAACTAAAGATGTGTTTGAAAGAATGAAAAAAGAAAGAGAAAGGATAGCAGAAACGTATTTGGCTGAAGGAGAAGGAATGG harbors:
- a CDS encoding protease modulator HflC; translated protein: MKKERNWNPYTFSLGLGIFVLLILYLIAFQIHVGETAVVTTFGNPTREITEAGLYWKAPTPIQKVDKFDARIQVLESKMEETSTNDGKNIILITSTFWRIKDPLKFFRSVGYKDEAERKLISIVRNYEHGIIGTYDLANLINTDETMLKLDEIQEKIKELCSKEAEETYGIEVIDVVFKRMQFPQEVTKDVFERMKKERERIAETYLAEGEGMASDIKAKADAEKERILAEAKAEAKKIKGEGDAEAAQYYKVFSENEELAIFLRKLESLETTLAKNATVILDYRTPPYDLFLGKYFEKEE